The following coding sequences are from one Beggiatoa alba B18LD window:
- the pip gene encoding prolyl aminopeptidase, with protein sequence MRDLYPPIEPYQTGRLTVSNIHTLYYEQVGNPQGIPIVFLHGGPGGGIEPLYRRFFDPSRWRVVLFDQRGSGKSTPHASLEENTTWDLVADIERLREHLGIERWTVFGGSWGSSLALAYSQTHPARCTGLILRGIFMLRKKELDWFYQAGGAHYIFPDAWEKFIAPIPVEERHDMIFAYHKRLTSANPQVRTHAAKAWSVWEATTSKLHQDTSLIKRFVEDNFADAFARIENHYFLNKGFLTTEDQLLHNVNKIRHLPCVIVQGRYDMVCPMITAWDLHLAWQEAEFIVVSNAGHSMTELGIQSALLEATDRFARCQWELTHVSPIKG encoded by the coding sequence ATGCGCGATTTATACCCCCCAATAGAACCTTATCAAACAGGTCGCTTAACGGTTTCAAATATACATACTTTGTATTATGAACAAGTGGGAAACCCGCAAGGTATTCCTATCGTTTTTTTACATGGGGGACCAGGCGGCGGAATTGAGCCGTTATATCGACGTTTTTTTGACCCTAGCCGTTGGCGGGTTGTGTTATTTGACCAACGCGGTAGCGGAAAAAGTACCCCACATGCATCATTAGAAGAAAATACAACATGGGATTTAGTTGCCGATATTGAACGCTTGCGCGAACATTTAGGAATAGAACGCTGGACCGTATTTGGGGGCAGTTGGGGCAGTAGTTTGGCACTGGCTTATAGTCAAACACATCCAGCCCGTTGCACAGGGCTTATTCTCCGTGGCATTTTTATGCTCCGAAAAAAAGAACTAGACTGGTTTTATCAAGCAGGTGGTGCTCACTATATTTTTCCTGACGCATGGGAAAAATTTATTGCCCCGATTCCTGTAGAAGAACGGCATGATATGATTTTTGCCTATCACAAACGCTTAACCAGTGCTAACCCACAAGTACGGACACATGCCGCAAAAGCATGGAGTGTTTGGGAAGCAACCACCAGTAAGTTGCATCAGGATACCTCACTGATTAAACGCTTTGTTGAAGATAATTTTGCGGATGCGTTTGCGCGAATAGAAAATCATTATTTCTTGAATAAAGGCTTCTTGACCACAGAAGACCAATTATTACACAATGTAAACAAAATCCGCCACTTACCTTGTGTCATTGTACAAGGACGTTATGACATGGTTTGTCCGATGATAACTGCATGGGACTTACATCTGGCATGGCAAGAAGCTGAATTTATTGTAGTATCAAATGCAGGTCATTCTATGACAGAATTAGGTATTCAATCAGCCTTGCTAGAAGCAACTGATCGCTTTGCGCGTTGTCAGTGGGAATTAACTCACGTTTCGCCCATCAAGGGATAA